The window GCATTGGTTGAAGAGGTAGAAGGCATAACAGAAGTCGTACAGGTATTCTAATTACGACTATATCATAAGAAAGAGCTTACCTCTATGGTAAGCTCTTTTTGCATATATGATAAGGACTAGTTTTTCCGCTGATTAAGCACCGGTAATGGTTGGATCGGATCTAGACCCCCAGAAATATCCATGATATTTCCAGTTATGAAATCAGATGCAGGTAAACATAGGAAATCAATGACTCTAGCTACATCTTCGCCAGTCCCGGGTCTCCCTACCGGTGTTTCCCCATCAATCTCCAGACGCGCTTCTTGCATCGTCCGTTCTTTGTTCTTACCTCGAATATCGCCAGGGCATATCATATTGACTGTGATCCCATGACTCGCTTCTTCTTCAGCCAATGTCTTCGTGAAGGAAACTAAGCCTACCTTAGCCGCGGCGTATACGGCGCGATGGGTCCAACCCCTAGCTTCAGCCGCCTTGCCGAATCCAAAGTGGATAATTCGTCCCCAGCGTCTCTCTCTCATCATAGGCAGAACCAAATGATCGAGCTCCATAACACCGAGCAAATTGCCGCGCATCAGATATTCAATCTCATCAATGTTATAATCAGCGAAAAAGCGCCGCTCTCTGAAGAAAGGTCCAGCATTATTCACGAGAATATCAATCGGACCGAGTGTAGATGTTGTTTGATCCACCATACGTATAATATCTTCTCGTTTGGCGACATCGCCTTGAACGGCCACGCTGCGAACCCCCAGATCTTCCAATTGAAGGACGAGCTCAGCGGCTTCTTTTTCACTATTAACATAATTGACAGCTACCTGGCAACCGCGCTGTGCTAGGGTGATCGCGGTCATTTTGCCCAAGCCCTTGGCGCTGCCTGTAATAAGAACCGTTCGGCCTCTTAATTCCATGGTCCTCTTACCCCTTTGCAATACTTGCCGTAATATAAGAGAAAGCTATTGTTAAGGTTCGGCAAACCATTTCAAATCCCTGCTGAAGATCGGCTACATTTGATTTCACATTTTCAACATGAATTCGTTCTCCTGGAATCGGTTCTTTTTGCATAAGATCATCCAGCATTTCAGCATTAATATAATGAATCTCCATATTGCGCTGATTGCGCAGTCGATCTAATGTCGATTTATAATCCATTTTGAGATTATAAAGCTGGAGCTCCAGTGAACCGTGAATATGTTTTTCATGCATGCGGCGCAGTACGGTAAAGTAAGAGAAACGAGACTTAAGCGTCTCTGTTTTCAGCTCAAATAGATCATTCATAAACGTGCCCAATTTGTCCAAAATCGAAAACAAGCGAATGAAGGCATTTTTATAAAAATAAACAAATCGATGATATTCCTCGATCTCTTGCGGATTCATTTCCTCCAAGAATGCCTTACTGATATGCTCAGCGTAACGCTCACAGCAATATTTGCTCTGTTCCAGCTCATCCAAAGCATCGATAAACCCCTTGCTCCAGATCGCCCGTCTATGGTACTTGGGATACTCTGATGCTAGGTGGCTATGCTCCTTAGATTCCAACAGCTCAATATACGTTCTCACCGCGTTGCCGGCGTCTAGAAGAAGTCCGCTATCGATTCGTTTCGGTTCATTGAACAATACTCGCAGCACGGGCACACCCCTTTTTCATCCTAGCAAATTTGTTCGGTTATAGCTTTGCTGTTTGTTCGCTTAGCAGGGTCTGTTTCGCCTTCTGTGAACGATCCCGCTGTACCAAATACATAGCTGCCAAAACACCAACACCACCTAAACATTGATACAGAGAAATTGACTCATGCAAAAAGATGTAGCCTGCAATAGCTGCTGTTACAGGAAGTAAGTACCCATAAGCAGAGGATTTGAACGGCCCTAGCTTAGCTAAGCTCCAGTTGTGTAAAGAAAATCCTAGGGCAGTAGCCAACAAGGAGGTATAAATTAAGCTGATCCATCCTGTCGAAGAGATAGCCGCATAATAGGCGGCGTCCGCACGCAAGAGTACGAAGGGCAATAACGAAAGCGCCCCTGCTGTCATTTCGAGCGAGATCAGCAGCGGCAGCGGATAGCGCAATACAAGTCGATTCATACCGATGAGATAAATGGCTCCCATAAAACTTCGCATTACTAATAGGATATCTCCTCTAAACGTCTCTCCTCCAAGATGGAATCCATCAACCCCACCTGAGACAATGATGATTACACTACATAAAGCTAATGGAATTCCTATAAGGATACGCCATGTGAGCCTTACTTGACCGGCTATTACAGCGAACAGAACCGTTATGACGGGCATGAAGCCGCGCCCTAGTACAGCGCCATTCGCGGAGTTAGAAAACTGCAAGGCATACTGCAGAAGGGCTTCCATGCCAATAGCATTGAGAATGCCTAACCCACATATAAGAAGGAGATCTTTACCTGCAATCTGCATCTTCAGCGAACGCGATCGATAATAAAAGTAAGTATAGACCCACAGCATCGGAATCATACTCGCGAAGCGTAACCCGTTAAAAACAAGGGAATCCCATTCTCTTCCCCCAATTTTTAGAGAGGCTAAATTAATGCCCCAAAGGATATACACCAGAACAAACCCGGCATGTGGATAAAAGAAACGGAGCCGATCCGCATTCATGCGAAATATTCCTTCCAGCGGCGATCCACGAGTTCCACGATATCTTCCCGCGGAAACAGCTCATCTGGGTATCCCGGTTTCATACGAGCATCAATCACAATCGGAACCTCATAAGCGATGTGATGACGGTTAACACTGGACTGCGCGTACATATCACTTGCCGGATTGAAACGGGTGAACACGGTCCATAAGAACTTGGTTTGGTCGTTCGCGATGCCGCTGGCGTCATCCACTAAGATGACTAACGGCCACTCCGTTAAGCGGCTGGCTGCATTCGCCAGCAGACGCTGTGGCAGCTCCGGTTCCGCCGCGTAAGACGCTCCTGAGACGAGCAGACATCCGCCACAGTAAACGGCAATGTCATGGATCTCAGGCAGCTCTCCGGCGGTGTAGGCTCTTGGCAGCTCGCGTACAGGGTCGCCTGTACCGAGAAGGACTGCTTTGCTGCCGTGATTAAGCTGGCCACCTGTATAATCAAGCGTATCATGCGATGTTTTGTTGAAGATGAATAGGTCACGACCCGGATCAAAACGCTCCAGCACAGTTTCAAGCAGCTCTGTGAAGTTGGCTAGGACCGTCGGCTTATCCGTGACGATCAAGAACTTGGTGAGTGACAGCTGACCCTCACCTAGAATGCGGAATGCCGTGCCAAGCGCCTCACGGCTATAGCTTTCACGGACGACGGCAGCTGCGAGCGGGTGGAACCCGGTCTCTGCATACGTCCAGAGGTCTTTAACCCCCGGCATCGCCATCGGAAACGCGGGCTCGAGCAATCTTTGCAAGAATTCGCCAAGGAAGTAATCCTCTTGGCGCGGTTTACCCACGATCGTCGCCGGATAGATCGCGTCTTTGCGGTGCCATACATGATTCACGTTGAAAACCGGGAAATCATGGATGAGTGAGTAATACCCGAAGTGGTCGCCGAATGGCCCTTCGGGACGTCTCGTATGCGGCGGAACGCTTCCGCATATCGCGAACTCCGCCTCGGCCACGAGGCGGTGCCCCCCATGAGGGTTCTCCACCATGGGGAGCTTCTGCCCGAGGATAAGCGAAGCGAGCATCAGCTCGGGCAGGTGCTCGGGCACTGGCGCAATCGCAGAGGCGATGAGCGCAGGCGGGCCGCCCAGAAACACGGTAACGGGCAGCGGCTTGTTACGTTTCTCGGCTTCGTGGTAGTGGAAGCCGCCGCCTTTATGTATTTGCCAGTGCATCCCGGTAGTGAAGTCATCATAAACCTGCATGCGGTACATGCCGAGGTTATGATGACCTCCGTCCGGATGCTCGGTGTAGACGAGCGGCAGTGTGACGAACGGACCGCCGTCTTCTTGCCAGCTCGTCAGGACAGGCAGTCCTGCGAGTGGGTTGTCCTGCTTCAAGCCGCCAAGAATCGGCGCTTGGTTCTGCTGTACTTTCTTCGTTCCAACCTTCAGCAGGTCCATAATGAGGGCCCGTTCACCCCAGAGCGCTTGCGGCGTTGGGGGCATTAACGTACTTGTAGCGTTAATAACCGCTTTCATGAATTGTTCCGGTTTGGGACCGAAAGCAAGATCAACGCGTCTTGTTGTCCCGAACAAATTCGAGACGACCGGGAATGAACTTCCTTTGACATTTGTGAACAGCAAAGCTAGGCCCTGCTCGTCGATGACTCTGCGATGAATCTCGGCGAGTTCTAAATTTGGGTCTACTGGAGCGGAGATTTCAATCAGTTGATTTTCGCGGCGTAAAATGTCAAGAAAAGCTCGTAAATTCGTTGGTACCATGTATGTTCCACCTTTAACTGTGAGATTGTAAATGCGTATTTGTGAGTAAAAAGGAAATAGCCTTCCGCATCAGAAGGCCTCCTCTACCGCAAAGGTAGCCCTGCCGTGCTTCCAAGGAGCTCGTCCGTCAGGTATTAAGCTTTGCGGTCGTATAGCGTAAGTACGCATAGATAACATAAGAATCCAAACATGCAAGAAACAATAACCGCATGAATCATGCCAGTAAATAAATAGGCGACTTCATTCCCCATTGACCAGGTCACAACGGCACCGCTAATCACTTGAAGAAACACTAAAATTAGCGCCCATTTGCTGCCAAACCTCAGCTTGTCTGAGCCATGATAATAGCGTTTGGCTTGCAAATAAAGAAATAAAATACATATAAAAAGCAGTAATGCCGCTACACGGTGGGTAAAGACAATACCCGTTGCCCCGCTTAGTTCAGGGACTACTTCCCTATTACATAAAGGCCATCCCGAACATCCACCTGATGAAACGGTGTGACGGACAAATGCCCCCAGATAAACAACCACATAGCTGTAAATCGTCGTTATCCATACAAGGGCTTTAAAACTGCTGCGAATGGCCGTATCACGTTGGAATTGCCCCCATGGCGTAAATACAATGGCTAATAGCAAAGAAAAAGCAAAGGCCAGTAGGGATAATCCGAAATGTAAGGCCAAAACGAGTGAAGATTGGGGCCATACGACAGCCATAGCACCCATAGCTGCTTGAATTAGCGTCATAAATACCGTAGCAGAGATGAAAAATTTGGCATCTTTACGTTTCACATAACGAAATACGAGGATGAATGTAGCAACCAGGATTAACGTCACAATGCCGACAACTAATCGATGGCTGTACTCAATAAGCGATGAAATCGTATGTGCCGGGATGAATTTCCCATGACACAGCGGCCACTCATCTCCGCAGCCTCTACCTGCGTCAGCCTTCGTAACTAAGGCACCCATTGCAAGAATAAGAAACATGCCAATGGCCGAAAGATTCGCTAATCTTTGAATCAATTTTTGCATGATTGCACCTACTTTTATGTCGTGACTTCTGTTAATCATGTCGAATGATGTTGTTCCGCTTTCAATTATAGCTTTAATAAGTAGGCAAATCCATTCGCAATTGTTACAAAGCTCCGAAACCACACCGAAGGCTGTCCTGAAGTTCATAAGTCATTCAATGTTTCATTTTTTGGGACAAGGGTAAATAAAAGATGAGCACCAAATTATTGCTGTTCAACAAAATCGATCGCAGGAGGTTTTATCTATGGGTAAGCACATTATTGGAGTATTCAATTCGGAAGAAGAAGCCATTCGCGTGATTAACCAACTCAAAGCAGAAGGCTACAGAGCAGATGATATCTCAGTTATCGGCAGGAATAACGAGGGTTTAAGTCAAATCGAGGATGAAACAGAATCCAAAGCAGAAGAAGGACTAGCAACCGGTGCTGCTGCTGGCGGTGTACTGGGTGGTGTTACAGGACTACTGCTGGGTATTGGTGCACTTGCCATTCCAGGCGTTGGCCCCATCATAGCCGCTGGCCCCATTGTCGCGACTTTAACCGGCGCAGCCATTGGTGCAGGTGCAGGCGGGCTTGTAGGTAGTTTGATCGGCTTAGGTATACCCGAGAACGAGGCCAAAGATTATGACAATTACGTTAAGGATGGTAAAATCCTGGTCCTTGTCGAATCAGATTCGACCCGCGATCATAAGGCTTATGAAACATTTAGCAAGAACCAATCGTTGAATGCTAATACCTATAGTCCTGAGTATGGCTATCGCTCATAAATATATTTGTTTATAAAAAATCTCTCTTTTGAGTAAATGGGGTCAAGTTTGACCATTTTACCAAAGAGAGATTTTTTTGTGCTTACGACTTTAGTGCATCGGACACTTCGATAGCGCGGTTTAGGAACTCTTCAATTTCTTCGCGTGTTTTGCGTAGTTTACTGACGAAACGAACCAGCTCTTGGCCTCCACGGAAAGCAATAAAGCTTGGTATACCAAGGATGTTCAATTGCTCACATAGATCAGGTACTTCGTCGCGGTCTAACTCGATGAACGTGATACGCCCAGCATAAGCTTGTTCCACTGCTGGCATGAAGGGTTCGATATAGTGGCAGTCTTTGCACCAACTTGCTTTGAATACAGCAATGGTCAACGTGGACTGCGAGATTTGTTCCTGAAAAGCTTGTTCATTGGATACTTTAATCATGACGAGCACCTCGCTGCTTAGAATTTATTAACTTATAGCATGCCCTAACATTTGTGTCAAGATTAAATAATAGGCAGTGTTGCGCCTGATATACATTTACAATAAAAGTAAGAAGTGATATCATATGAATATCAAATAGATATTCTTTGAAGGGGTGCTATAAATGAAAGAAACGAATGCGTGGTCGTTAAACGGTTTTCTTGGTTTATTATTATTTATTATCGGCGGTGGGGTTGGCGTTCTCCTTCTAACACAGGAACGAATTATTCCGGGTATCATTTTAATTATACTGGGGCTGATATTCGTCTCGACGATCACTGCAGTTAATCCGAATGAGGCTTCTGTCGTCACTTTCTTCGGCAGCTACTTAGGTACAATTCGAAAGAGCGGCCTATGGTTAATTGTCCCTTTTTCTAGCAGAAAGAAAATTTCATTGCGGGTGCGCAATTTTAACAGTGTGAAGCTGAAAGTAAACGATATTGAAGGAAATCCTATCGAGATCGCGGCCGTTATCGTGTTTAAAGTAGTCGATACCTACAAGGCCCTTTTTGATGTGGACAGCTACGAAAAGTTCGTCGAAATTCAAAGTGAAACGGCACTGCGTCATGTCGCCAGCAAGTATCCCTATGA is drawn from Paenibacillus sp. V4I7 and contains these coding sequences:
- a CDS encoding SDR family oxidoreductase, translated to MELRGRTVLITGSAKGLGKMTAITLAQRGCQVAVNYVNSEKEAAELVLQLEDLGVRSVAVQGDVAKREDIIRMVDQTTSTLGPIDILVNNAGPFFRERRFFADYNIDEIEYLMRGNLLGVMELDHLVLPMMRERRWGRIIHFGFGKAAEARGWTHRAVYAAAKVGLVSFTKTLAEEEASHGITVNMICPGDIRGKNKERTMQEARLEIDGETPVGRPGTGEDVARVIDFLCLPASDFITGNIMDISGGLDPIQPLPVLNQRKN
- a CDS encoding Cthe_2314 family HEPN domain-containing protein, with protein sequence MLRVLFNEPKRIDSGLLLDAGNAVRTYIELLESKEHSHLASEYPKYHRRAIWSKGFIDALDELEQSKYCCERYAEHISKAFLEEMNPQEIEEYHRFVYFYKNAFIRLFSILDKLGTFMNDLFELKTETLKSRFSYFTVLRRMHEKHIHGSLELQLYNLKMDYKSTLDRLRNQRNMEIHYINAEMLDDLMQKEPIPGERIHVENVKSNVADLQQGFEMVCRTLTIAFSYITASIAKG
- a CDS encoding DMT family transporter, which encodes MNADRLRFFYPHAGFVLVYILWGINLASLKIGGREWDSLVFNGLRFASMIPMLWVYTYFYYRSRSLKMQIAGKDLLLICGLGILNAIGMEALLQYALQFSNSANGAVLGRGFMPVITVLFAVIAGQVRLTWRILIGIPLALCSVIIIVSGGVDGFHLGGETFRGDILLVMRSFMGAIYLIGMNRLVLRYPLPLLISLEMTAGALSLLPFVLLRADAAYYAAISSTGWISLIYTSLLATALGFSLHNWSLAKLGPFKSSAYGYLLPVTAAIAGYIFLHESISLYQCLGGVGVLAAMYLVQRDRSQKAKQTLLSEQTAKL
- a CDS encoding UbiD family decarboxylase; the encoded protein is MVPTNLRAFLDILRRENQLIEISAPVDPNLELAEIHRRVIDEQGLALLFTNVKGSSFPVVSNLFGTTRRVDLAFGPKPEQFMKAVINATSTLMPPTPQALWGERALIMDLLKVGTKKVQQNQAPILGGLKQDNPLAGLPVLTSWQEDGGPFVTLPLVYTEHPDGGHHNLGMYRMQVYDDFTTGMHWQIHKGGGFHYHEAEKRNKPLPVTVFLGGPPALIASAIAPVPEHLPELMLASLILGQKLPMVENPHGGHRLVAEAEFAICGSVPPHTRRPEGPFGDHFGYYSLIHDFPVFNVNHVWHRKDAIYPATIVGKPRQEDYFLGEFLQRLLEPAFPMAMPGVKDLWTYAETGFHPLAAAVVRESYSREALGTAFRILGEGQLSLTKFLIVTDKPTVLANFTELLETVLERFDPGRDLFIFNKTSHDTLDYTGGQLNHGSKAVLLGTGDPVRELPRAYTAGELPEIHDIAVYCGGCLLVSGASYAAEPELPQRLLANAASRLTEWPLVILVDDASGIANDQTKFLWTVFTRFNPASDMYAQSSVNRHHIAYEVPIVIDARMKPGYPDELFPREDIVELVDRRWKEYFA
- a CDS encoding heme A synthase, translating into MQKLIQRLANLSAIGMFLILAMGALVTKADAGRGCGDEWPLCHGKFIPAHTISSLIEYSHRLVVGIVTLILVATFILVFRYVKRKDAKFFISATVFMTLIQAAMGAMAVVWPQSSLVLALHFGLSLLAFAFSLLLAIVFTPWGQFQRDTAIRSSFKALVWITTIYSYVVVYLGAFVRHTVSSGGCSGWPLCNREVVPELSGATGIVFTHRVAALLLFICILFLYLQAKRYYHGSDKLRFGSKWALILVFLQVISGAVVTWSMGNEVAYLFTGMIHAVIVSCMFGFLCYLCVLTLYDRKA
- a CDS encoding general stress protein yields the protein MGKHIIGVFNSEEEAIRVINQLKAEGYRADDISVIGRNNEGLSQIEDETESKAEEGLATGAAAGGVLGGVTGLLLGIGALAIPGVGPIIAAGPIVATLTGAAIGAGAGGLVGSLIGLGIPENEAKDYDNYVKDGKILVLVESDSTRDHKAYETFSKNQSLNANTYSPEYGYRS
- a CDS encoding thioredoxin family protein; amino-acid sequence: MIKVSNEQAFQEQISQSTLTIAVFKASWCKDCHYIEPFMPAVEQAYAGRITFIELDRDEVPDLCEQLNILGIPSFIAFRGGQELVRFVSKLRKTREEIEEFLNRAIEVSDALKS
- a CDS encoding SPFH domain-containing protein, producing the protein MKETNAWSLNGFLGLLLFIIGGGVGVLLLTQERIIPGIILIILGLIFVSTITAVNPNEASVVTFFGSYLGTIRKSGLWLIVPFSSRKKISLRVRNFNSVKLKVNDIEGNPIEIAAVIVFKVVDTYKALFDVDSYEKFVEIQSETALRHVASKYPYDRFESEGYSLRGNADEVAAELSLELQQRLSVAGVEVIESRLTHLAYSTEIASAMLQRQQASAILSARQIIVEGAVGMVQMAIARLESEGLHLDEERKAAMINNLLVAIVSDRSASPVINTGSLY